A genome region from Hevea brasiliensis isolate MT/VB/25A 57/8 chromosome 7, ASM3005281v1, whole genome shotgun sequence includes the following:
- the LOC131181699 gene encoding germin-like protein subfamily 1 member 17 — protein sequence MKGIHFLAAFVLLALSSSFAFAFDPSPLQDFCVAINDPKDGVFVNGKFCRDPMLATANDFSFSGLNIPGNTSNQVGSNVTLINVDKIPGLNTLGISIARIDFSPYGGLNPPHIHPRATEILVVLEGTLYVGFVTSNPNRLITKVLNAGDVFVFPIGLIHFQFNIGNTNAVAIAALSSQNPGVITIANAVFGSIPPINPDVLAKAFQLDKNVVNYLQKQFWINNH from the exons ATGAAGGGAATTCATTTCCTTGCAGCTTTTGTCCTTCTGGCTTTGTCTTCCTCCTTTGCTTTTGCCTTCGACCCTAGTCCTCTTCAAGACTTTTGTGTTGCCATCAATGACCCCAAGGATGGTG TGTTCGTGAATGGAAAGTTCTGCAGAGACCCGATGCTTGCAACCGCAAACGATTTCTCTTTTTCTGGTCTCAACATCCCAGGGAATACATCAAATCAAGTTGGATCAAATGTAACTCTTATAAATGTTGACAAAATTCCAGGACTCAACACTCTTGGTATATCCATAGCTCGTATTGACTTTTCGCCATACGGAGGCCTAAACCCACCACACATTCATCCTCGTGCCACAGAGATTCTAGTAGTCCTGGAAGGCACCCTGTATGTGGGTTTTGTTACATCAAACCCCAATCGTCTCATTACCAAAGTTCTAAACGCAGGAGATGTTTTCGTATTTCCGATTGGTCTGATTCACTTTCAGTTTAACATTGGAAATACTAATGCAGTTGCTATTGCTGCACTGAGCAGCCAAAATCCAGGAGTCATCACAATTGCAAATGCAGTGTTTGGATCCATTCCACCAATTAACCCAGATGTTCTTGCCAAGGCATTCCAATTGGACAAGAATGTGGTGAATTATCTTCAGAAACAGTTCTGGATCAACAACCATTAG